A genomic segment from Schistocerca piceifrons isolate TAMUIC-IGC-003096 chromosome 4, iqSchPice1.1, whole genome shotgun sequence encodes:
- the LOC124796120 gene encoding piggyBac transposable element-derived protein 3-like: MDTRLFYRKRQGRSYIPPESSDEDCLDSDDSDLDKTYVPERLTGSQSGDSSSSEENCDEPDEVGVPCVSNTEQIVEPEVGDNLPQAQSPSRCNVPKLNLLWKRNTVKSVFPSPVWTGEIPPSTEVFSPLTYFKKIFDSSIIDYICQQTNLYSKQCDVANTFSVTSTEIEQFIGIAFYMSLIAIPGNRRYWNKKCGVKQVSDVMTLRRWEQIKRYLHFADNTQQHSAPDRLFKVRMVSDMLRKNLSKIPIEEHLAVDEQIVPFKGHSSLKQYNPKKPKKWGYKIYCIAGASGIIYDFEVYSGPVNQPSHLPNVNASGNVVLRLAERIPKYKNHKLFYDNWFCSPELQVELVKCGIHSLGTVQLNRVRNNKMPSDAEMKKQGRGTSVESTASVSGYDLILVKWQDNRCVSLLGTFSGTHPESQVARYDKKTKQRIQIKCPKIVKEYNKFMGGVDTIDSLLALYRTKIRSKKYYMRLFFHLLDMSCVVAWLLYKRACHEDSIEEKTQMALFDFKLDIAESLCWSGKPSKRQSLDSSPGSGTKKRRQPNTANADIRKDRIDHWPNYCEKSARSSGAGACSAARLSGGTSAPSVGDWGGGTCRSEGPGDGLDETVDVARAAA; encoded by the exons ATGGATACCCGTTTATTTTACCGAAAAAGACAAGGGAGAAGCTACATTCCTCCAGAAAGCAGTGACGAGGACTGTTTGGACAGTGATGACAGTGATCTGGATAAAACCTACGTTCCTGAACGACTTACAG GCTCACAATcaggtgacagtagcagcagcgaagAAAACTGTGATGAGCCAGATGAAGTGGGAGTGCCTTGTGTTTCAAACACAGAGCAGATAGTTGAACCTGAAGTTGGTGATAATCTTCCTCAGGCACAATCTCCATCTCGTTGTAATGTGCCGAAATTGAACCTTCTTTGGAAGAGGAACACGGTAAAATCTGTATTTCCTTCTCCTGTTTGGACTGGAGAAATTCCACCATCTACAGAAGTATTTTCACCACTAACGTACTTCAAAAAGATTTTTGACTCAAGTATCATTGACTACATATGTCAACAAACGAATCTGTATTCGAAGCAGTGTGATGTGGCCAACACCTTCAGTGTTACCTCTACCGAAATTGAACAATTTATTGGTATTGCATTCTACATGTCACTGATTGCTATACCTGGGAACAGAAGATACTGGAACAAGAAATGTGGTGTGAAACAAGTGTCTGATGTAATGACACTACGCAGATGGGAACAAATAAAGAGATATTTACATTTTGCTGACAATACTCAGCAACATTCTGCACCTGACAGACTGTTCAAGGTTAGAATGGTAAGCGACATGCTGcgaaaaaatttatcaaaaataccAATTGAAGAACACCTTGCAGTGGACGAACAAATTGTGCCATTCAAAGGTCACAGTAGCTTGAAACAGTATAATCCCAAGAAACCAAAAAAGTGGGGCTACAAAATATATTGCATAGCAGGTGCCAGTGGTATTATTTATGATTTCGAAGTCTATTCTGGACCTGTCAATCAACCCAGTCATCTTCCTAATGTAAACGCCAGTGGAAATGTAGTTCTCAGATTGGCTGAAAGAATACCAAAGTACAAAAATCATAAACTGTTCTATGATAACTGGTTCTGCAGTCCAGAGCTTCAAGTTGAGCTGGTAAAATGTGGTATTCACAGTCTGGGAACAGTACAATTGAATAGAGTGAGAAACAATAAGATGCCTTCTGATGCTGAAATGAAAAAGCAGGGAAGAGGcacatctgttgaatccactgcatCTGTTTCTGGATATGACCTGATTCTTGTGAAATGGCAAGACAACAGGTGTGTCAGCCTTCTAGGCACCTTTTCAGGTACTCACCCAGAAAGCCAGGTTGCAAGATATGACAAAAAAACAAAGCAACGTATCCAAATAAAATGCCCAAAGATTGTGAAGGAGTACaacaagtttatgggaggtgttgACACTATTGACTCCTTATTAGCTCTGTACAGAACGAAAATCAGGTCAAAGAAATATTACATGAGACTGTTCTTCCATTTATTGGACATGAGTTGTGTTGTTGCTTGGCTACTTTATAAGAGAGCCTGTCATGAAGATAGTATTGAAGAGAAAACCCAGATGGCTTTGTTTGATTTCAAGCTTGATATTGCTGAATCCTTATGCTGGTCAGGAAAACCATCCAAGAGACAGTCGCTGGATAGCTCACCAGGCAGTGGCACCAAAAAGAGAAGGCAGCCAAATACAGCAAATGCTGACATCAGGAAGGACAGAATCGATCACTGGCCTAACTACTGTGAAAAATCTGCCAGAT